The Vigna radiata var. radiata cultivar VC1973A chromosome 6, Vradiata_ver6, whole genome shotgun sequence DNA segment CCTGGGTTTTTCCAGAGCTCCGTTTCTACTACTTCTCAAAAGCATTACAGCGAAATGAGTATCTCGGAGCTTGTGGCGCGTCTGCGTGTGGTGTATCAAGTTGAGGACTTTgataaaatagaagaagaattGAAGAACAGAGAAGACAAGGTGAGGGTAGAGATTGGGTCACTCAAAGTCATGCTCGAATTGGAGAAGCTCAATAGCATTGAAATAGAAGGAAGATTGAAAATCAGAGAGGAGCAATGTAAAAAGGGGAAGCAAGCCCAGGAGAATTATGAGCTGTTGTTGAAGAGTATGAAACAAAGTGGGTTGGATATGGATGAGTTAAAGAAAAGGAACGTTGCTTTAGAAGGTGAAGTTTgtgaattgaagaaaaaaatggtaGAAGATGTCAAATGTGTGACCGAACTAAGAACCGAGATCAGTAAGTTGGAGGAAGAGAAGGTTCGGGAAAAGAATGCTCTCAACATGATGAACACtgaattgaaggaagaaattaaGAAGAATTTGGCTGAGATAGAGAGGCTGAGGACTGAAAATGATAAATTGACAGATGAGAAGCTCGAACGTAAGACAGcatttcagtttttggagaGGAAA contains these protein-coding regions:
- the LOC106764236 gene encoding gelsolin-related protein of 125 kDa isoform X1 is translated as MALEPKPEPGFFQSSVSTTSQKHYSEMSISELVARLRVVYQVEDFDKIEEELKNREDKVRVEIGSLKVMLELEKLNSIEIEGRLKIREEQCKKGKQAQENYELLLKSMKQSGLDMDELKKRNVALEGEVCELKKKMVEDVKCVTELRTEISKLEEEKVREKNALNMMNTELKEEIKKNLAEIERLRTENDKLTDEKLERKTAFQFLERKYGELSASVLKLEDDVKLLMSEGASDCGNTEQEPNTGVSFAVKAEEVFDDYELENDTGEPVPFTKTKETHQYVKKGYKDLASENEVIAISDDDDDDDNGVPNQGLHREKAIPQTIGENEHPQRVETFTRKPTSDNQTSSRSTSSGDLYEMDHLKRVKTSPANTYHLPDSYFLVRRI
- the LOC106764236 gene encoding gelsolin-related protein of 125 kDa isoform X2; translation: MALEPKPEPGFFQSSVSTTSQKHYSEMSISELVARLRVVYQVEDFDKIEEELKNREDKVRVEIGSLKVMLELEKLNSIEIEGRLKIREEQCKKGKQAQENYELLLKSMKQSGLDMDELKKRNVALEGEVCELKKKMVEDVKCVTELRTEISKLEEEKVREKNALNMMNTELKEEIKKNLAEIERLRTENDKLTDEKLERKTAFQFLERKYGELSASVLKLEDDVKLLMSEGASDCGNTEQEPNTGVSFAVKAEEVFDDYELENDTGEPVPFTKTKETHQYVKKGYKDLASENEVIAISDDDDDDDNGVPNQGLHREKAIPQTIGENEHPQRVETFTRKPTSDNQTSSRSTSSGDLYEMDHLKRVKTSPANTYHLPDYFLVRRI